A single Curtobacterium sp. MCSS17_015 DNA region contains:
- the pdxT gene encoding pyridoxal 5'-phosphate synthase glutaminase subunit PdxT, with protein sequence MAGKAAPRIGVLALQGDFREHIASLTELGADVVPLRRAEELGALDGVVIPGGESSVMDKLSRTFGIAEPLADAIRGGLPAYGTCAGMIMLSARITGGIAGQHTLGVLDTTVRRNAFGNQNDSFETDIPMPELGEDPVHAVFIRAPVVEQHGADVRVLGALADGQVVAVQQGNVLASAFHPEVAGEDRFHRRFLDMVRSA encoded by the coding sequence GTGGCTGGTAAGGCCGCGCCCCGGATCGGCGTCCTCGCACTGCAGGGGGACTTCCGCGAGCACATCGCCTCGCTGACGGAGCTCGGTGCCGACGTGGTGCCGCTCCGCCGTGCAGAGGAACTCGGCGCGCTCGACGGCGTCGTGATCCCCGGCGGGGAGTCGAGCGTCATGGACAAGCTGTCCCGGACGTTCGGCATCGCGGAACCACTCGCCGACGCCATCCGCGGCGGACTGCCGGCCTACGGCACGTGCGCGGGCATGATCATGCTGAGCGCCCGGATCACCGGCGGCATCGCCGGACAGCACACGCTCGGCGTCCTCGACACCACGGTCCGGCGCAACGCGTTCGGCAACCAGAACGACTCGTTCGAGACCGACATCCCGATGCCCGAACTCGGCGAGGACCCCGTCCACGCGGTCTTCATCCGTGCGCCCGTGGTCGAGCAACACGGCGCCGACGTGCGGGTGCTCGGTGCGCTGGCGGACGGTCAGGTCGTCGCGGTCCAGCAGGGCAACGTCCTCGCGAGCGCCTTCCACCCGGAGGTCGCGGGGGAGGACCGCTTCCACCGGCGCTTC
- the pdxS gene encoding pyridoxal 5'-phosphate synthase lyase subunit PdxS, with translation MSDSTPSTVNATSTTGSSRVKRGLAEMLKGGVIMDVIDAEQARIAEEAGATAVMALERVPADIRAQGGVARMSDPSMIEEIIAAVSIPVMAKARIGHFVEAQVLQELGVDYIDESEVLSPADYVNHIDKWGFTTPFVCGATNLGEALRRITEGAAMIRSKGEAGTGDVSEATKHIRTISKEIAALRNLKDDELYVAAKELQAPYDVVKEVARTGTLPVVLFTAGGVATPADAAMMMQLGADGVFVGSGIFKSGDPAKRAAAIVKAVTFHDDPKVIAEVSRGLGEAMVGINVADVPAPHRLAERGW, from the coding sequence ATGAGCGACAGCACCCCCAGCACCGTCAACGCCACTTCGACCACCGGGTCCTCGCGCGTCAAGCGCGGTCTCGCGGAGATGCTCAAGGGCGGCGTCATCATGGACGTGATCGACGCCGAGCAGGCCCGCATCGCCGAGGAAGCCGGCGCCACGGCCGTCATGGCCCTCGAGCGCGTCCCGGCCGACATCCGCGCGCAGGGCGGTGTCGCCCGCATGTCCGACCCGTCGATGATCGAGGAGATCATCGCCGCCGTATCGATCCCCGTCATGGCGAAGGCCCGCATCGGCCACTTCGTCGAAGCGCAGGTGCTGCAGGAGCTCGGCGTCGACTACATCGACGAGTCCGAGGTCCTCTCGCCCGCCGACTACGTGAACCACATCGACAAGTGGGGCTTCACGACGCCCTTCGTCTGCGGTGCCACCAACCTCGGCGAAGCCCTCCGTCGCATCACCGAGGGCGCGGCCATGATCCGCTCCAAGGGCGAGGCCGGCACGGGCGACGTGTCCGAGGCGACCAAGCACATCCGCACGATCTCGAAGGAGATCGCGGCGCTCCGGAACCTCAAGGACGACGAGCTCTACGTCGCCGCCAAGGAACTGCAGGCACCGTACGACGTCGTGAAGGAGGTCGCACGGACCGGCACGCTGCCGGTCGTGCTCTTCACCGCCGGTGGCGTCGCCACCCCGGCCGACGCCGCGATGATGATGCAGCTCGGGGCGGACGGCGTGTTCGTCGGCTCCGGCATCTTCAAGTCCGGAGACCCGGCCAAGCGTGCCGCGGCGATCGTCAAGGCCGTGACCTTCCACGACGACCCCAAGGTCATCGCCGAGGTCTCGCGCGGGCTGGGCGAGGCGATGGTCGGCATCAACGTCGCCGACGTCCCCGCGCCGCACCGTCTCGCCGAGCGTGGCTGGTAA